From a region of the Halolamina sp. CBA1230 genome:
- a CDS encoding HAD-IC family P-type ATPase produces the protein MGTRTAQLNITGMSCANCSATVGDALTELDGVVEANVNYATDEGSVEYDPEAVSLGEIYDAVEAAGYGVVSETVTIAISDMSCANCADTNEEALERVPGVVVAEVNYATDEAQVTYNPEDASLEAMYDAIEDAGYTPVREDGDAGDDDGESARDAARNEEIRKQRRLTLFGAALSAPLLFFLLEHFFFDSLLTDSLLGVPLGWVMFALATPVQVVLGRPFYRNSYNALVTNGRANMDVLIALGSTTAYAYSVATLLDLIAGSLYFDTAALILVFITLGNYLEARSKGQAGEALRTLLEMEADTATVVDEDGNEAEIPLEDVEVGDRMKIRPGEQIPTDGVVVDGQSAVDESMVTGESVPVEKTEGDEVVGSTINENGVLIVEATKVGADTALQQIVQTVKEAQSRQPDIQNLADRISAYFVPAVILNAVFWGAVWYLFPQTLAGLVNSLPLWGLVAGGPAVAGGTVSVFEFAIVVFASAVLIACPCALGLATPAATMVGTTIGAQNGVLFKGGDVLERAKDVDTVVFDKTGTLTEGEMELTDVVAFSGPEGARADGGDADAAPDGGERTDGSRSSSDPRSDGGQLAERERLDEDDVLRLAATAESGSEHPLARAIVDGAEERGIEVGSAESFENVPGQGVRATVEGSEVLVGNRKLLRENGVDPEPAAETMERLESEGKTAMLVALRGSERSENRDASSAEQSSADHSSGQRPREDGDQPRAEGELVGVVADADTVKESAKSAVSQLRERGLDVMMLTGDNERTARAVAEQVGIDPENVRAEVLPEDKSDAVEAIQEQDRKAMMVGDGVNDAPALAVAYVGTAIGSGTDVAIEAADVTLMRDDPVDVVKAIRISDATLQKIKQNLVWALGYNTAMIPLASLGLLQPVLAAGAMAISSVSVLTNSLLFRRYDPDEDYRLLGR, from the coding sequence GTCGTCTCGGAGACGGTGACGATCGCCATCTCCGACATGTCGTGTGCGAACTGCGCGGACACCAACGAGGAGGCGCTCGAACGCGTCCCCGGCGTCGTCGTCGCCGAAGTCAACTACGCGACCGACGAGGCCCAGGTCACTTACAACCCCGAGGACGCCTCGCTCGAGGCGATGTACGACGCGATCGAGGACGCGGGGTACACGCCGGTCCGCGAGGACGGCGACGCCGGGGACGACGATGGTGAGTCCGCCCGCGACGCCGCCCGGAACGAGGAGATCCGTAAACAGCGCCGGCTGACGCTGTTCGGCGCCGCGCTGTCGGCGCCGCTTCTGTTCTTCCTGCTCGAACACTTCTTCTTCGATAGCCTGCTTACCGACTCGCTGCTTGGCGTGCCGCTTGGGTGGGTGATGTTCGCGCTCGCGACGCCCGTGCAGGTCGTGCTCGGCCGGCCGTTCTACAGGAACTCCTACAACGCGCTCGTCACGAACGGGCGCGCCAACATGGACGTGCTGATCGCGCTCGGCTCCACCACCGCGTACGCGTACTCCGTCGCGACGCTTTTGGACCTGATCGCGGGGAGCCTCTACTTCGACACCGCGGCGCTGATCCTCGTGTTCATCACGCTCGGGAACTACCTCGAGGCCCGCTCGAAAGGGCAGGCCGGTGAGGCGCTCCGGACGCTGCTGGAGATGGAGGCCGACACTGCGACCGTGGTCGACGAGGACGGCAACGAGGCGGAGATCCCCCTTGAGGACGTCGAGGTCGGTGACCGCATGAAGATCCGCCCCGGCGAGCAGATCCCCACCGACGGCGTGGTCGTCGACGGCCAGTCCGCCGTCGACGAGTCGATGGTCACCGGGGAGTCCGTCCCCGTCGAGAAGACCGAGGGCGACGAGGTCGTCGGCTCGACCATCAACGAGAACGGCGTGCTGATCGTCGAGGCGACGAAAGTCGGTGCGGACACGGCGCTCCAGCAGATCGTGCAGACCGTGAAGGAGGCCCAGTCCCGCCAGCCCGACATCCAGAACCTCGCGGACCGCATCTCCGCGTACTTCGTGCCGGCGGTGATCCTCAACGCCGTCTTCTGGGGCGCCGTCTGGTACCTGTTCCCCCAAACGCTCGCGGGGCTCGTGAACTCGCTCCCGCTGTGGGGGCTGGTCGCCGGCGGCCCGGCGGTCGCGGGCGGCACCGTCTCCGTGTTCGAGTTCGCGATCGTCGTGTTCGCCTCGGCGGTGTTGATCGCCTGTCCCTGCGCGCTCGGGCTCGCGACGCCGGCGGCGACGATGGTCGGCACGACGATCGGCGCCCAGAACGGCGTCCTGTTCAAGGGTGGTGACGTGCTCGAACGCGCGAAGGACGTCGACACGGTCGTGTTCGACAAGACCGGGACGCTCACCGAGGGCGAGATGGAGCTCACCGACGTCGTCGCCTTCAGCGGCCCGGAGGGGGCCCGAGCCGACGGCGGCGACGCCGACGCCGCGCCAGATGGGGGTGAGCGAACCGACGGTTCGCGATCCTCGTCGGATCCCCGATCCGACGGCGGCCAACTAGCCGAACGCGAGCGACTCGACGAGGACGACGTGCTCCGGCTCGCGGCGACGGCCGAGAGCGGCAGCGAGCACCCCCTCGCCCGCGCGATCGTCGACGGCGCCGAGGAACGCGGCATCGAGGTCGGCTCCGCCGAGAGCTTCGAGAACGTGCCCGGCCAGGGCGTCCGGGCGACGGTCGAGGGCTCCGAGGTGCTGGTCGGCAACCGGAAGCTGCTCCGCGAGAACGGCGTCGATCCCGAGCCCGCCGCCGAGACGATGGAGCGACTCGAGAGCGAGGGGAAGACGGCGATGCTCGTGGCCTTGCGCGGTTCGGAGCGAAGCGAGAACCGCGATGCGAGTAGCGCGGAGCAGAGCTCCGCGGACCATTCGAGCGGGCAACGCCCGCGAGAAGACGGCGACCAGCCGCGAGCCGAGGGCGAACTGGTGGGCGTCGTCGCCGACGCCGACACCGTGAAAGAGAGCGCCAAGTCGGCCGTGAGCCAACTCCGCGAACGCGGCCTCGACGTGATGATGCTCACCGGCGACAACGAGCGCACCGCCCGCGCGGTCGCCGAGCAGGTGGGGATCGACCCCGAGAACGTCCGCGCAGAGGTGCTGCCGGAGGACAAATCCGACGCCGTCGAGGCGATCCAGGAGCAGGACCGAAAGGCGATGATGGTCGGCGACGGCGTCAACGACGCGCCCGCCCTCGCGGTCGCGTACGTCGGGACCGCGATCGGCTCCGGGACGGACGTGGCGATCGAGGCCGCCGACGTGACGCTGATGCGCGACGACCCCGTCGACGTGGTGAAAGCGATCCGGATCTCCGACGCGACGCTCCAGAAGATCAAGCAGAACCTCGTCTGGGCGCTGGGGTACAACACGGCGATGATCCCGCTGGCCTCGCTGGGACTGCTCCAGCCGGTGCTCGCTGCGGGCGCGATGGCGATATCGTCGGTGTCGGTGCTGACGAACAGCCTGCTGTTCCGGCGGTACGATCCCGACGAGGACTACCGACTCTTGGGTCGATAG
- a CDS encoding antibiotic biosynthesis monooxygenase — MYLVTFRLAPGEYDEEFHDLNDAIQAAAEDTEGYLGKRTWHAPESEEVLVAYYWESLDALESFGVEPVHERAKQRWTEWYDAYEVTVTEVIESYGSGFGDDADPPSSS; from the coding sequence ATGTATCTCGTTACGTTTCGTCTCGCTCCGGGGGAGTACGACGAGGAGTTTCACGACCTGAACGACGCGATACAGGCAGCCGCCGAAGACACGGAAGGGTATCTCGGCAAGCGGACGTGGCACGCCCCCGAAAGCGAGGAGGTTCTCGTCGCGTACTACTGGGAATCGCTGGACGCGCTCGAGTCGTTCGGGGTAGAACCCGTCCACGAACGGGCGAAACAGCGGTGGACAGAGTGGTACGACGCGTACGAGGTCACCGTTACGGAGGTTATCGAATCGTACGGGAGTGGGTTCGGCGACGACGCGGACCCACCAAGCAGTTCGTAG
- a CDS encoding transcription initiation factor IIB family protein, with protein sequence MSTNITHRETETERAETEEEHHCPECGGNLQTDEAQAETVCADCGLVVDEDGIDRGPEWRAFDAGEKDEKSRVGAPTTKMMHDDGLSTNIGWQNKDAYGNQLSASQREKMQRLRTWNERFRTRDHKERNLKQALGEIDRMASALGLPENVRETASVIYRQALDKDLLPGRSIEGIATASLHAAARMGNVPRSLDEMSAVSRVDQATFKRAYRYIVRELKLEVQPADPLEYLPRFASDLELDDETERRARELLETAKRQNVHSGKSPVGLAAAAIYAAGVLTNNALTQSEVSEATDMSEVTIRNRYQELLQAAETADSGTAASPA encoded by the coding sequence ATGAGCACCAACATCACCCACCGCGAAACCGAGACCGAGCGGGCAGAGACCGAGGAGGAGCACCACTGCCCCGAGTGCGGTGGTAACCTCCAGACCGACGAGGCACAGGCCGAGACCGTCTGTGCGGACTGTGGCCTCGTCGTCGACGAAGACGGCATCGACCGCGGGCCCGAGTGGCGCGCGTTCGACGCCGGCGAGAAAGACGAGAAGTCCCGTGTCGGCGCGCCGACGACGAAGATGATGCACGACGACGGGCTGTCGACCAACATCGGCTGGCAGAACAAGGACGCCTACGGCAACCAGCTCTCGGCCAGCCAGCGCGAGAAGATGCAGCGGCTGCGCACGTGGAACGAGCGGTTCCGCACCCGCGACCACAAGGAGCGCAACCTCAAGCAGGCGCTGGGCGAGATCGACCGGATGGCCTCCGCGCTCGGCCTCCCGGAGAACGTCCGCGAGACCGCCTCGGTGATCTACCGACAGGCGCTGGACAAGGATCTGCTGCCCGGCCGCTCGATCGAGGGGATCGCGACCGCAAGCCTCCACGCCGCGGCCCGGATGGGGAACGTCCCCCGCAGCCTCGACGAGATGAGCGCCGTCTCCCGCGTCGACCAGGCGACGTTCAAGCGCGCCTACCGCTACATCGTGCGGGAGCTGAAGCTCGAGGTCCAGCCCGCCGACCCGCTGGAGTACCTCCCGCGCTTTGCCAGCGACCTCGAGCTCGACGACGAGACCGAGCGCCGCGCGCGCGAACTGCTCGAGACCGCCAAGCGCCAGAACGTCCACTCCGGCAAGTCGCCGGTCGGCCTCGCGGCCGCCGCGATCTACGCCGCGGGCGTGCTGACCAACAACGCGCTGACCCAGAGCGAGGTCAGCGAGGCGACCGACATGAGCGAAGTCACCATCCGCAACCGCTACCAGGAGCTGCTCCAGGCCGCCGAGACCGCGGACTCGGGTACGGCCGCGAGCCCGGCCTGA
- a CDS encoding HesA/MoeB/ThiF family protein yields the protein MTDLSLDATQLDRYSRHIILDDVGPEGQKRLLEGSALVVGAGGLGAPAIQYLAAAGVGTLGIVDDDVVERSNLQRQIIHRDADVGRPKAESAAEFVADLNPDVEVEAMERRIAPEEARDLVADYDVVVDCTDNFPTRYMLNDACQIESVPLCHGAIYKFEGQITTLTPEGPCYRCLFPEAPEPGTVPDCATTGVLGVLPGTVGCLQATEAVKLLLGLGETLSGRLLFYDARELSFETVPYRENPDCPVCGDEGIDSLSGVDYDGGCQVAGD from the coding sequence ATGACCGACCTCTCGCTCGACGCCACCCAGCTCGACCGCTACTCCCGGCACATCATCCTCGACGACGTGGGGCCGGAGGGGCAGAAACGCCTGCTGGAGGGGAGCGCGCTGGTCGTCGGCGCGGGCGGCCTCGGCGCGCCGGCCATCCAGTACCTCGCGGCCGCGGGCGTGGGGACGCTGGGCATCGTCGACGACGACGTGGTCGAACGCTCGAACCTCCAGCGCCAGATCATCCACCGCGACGCCGACGTGGGGCGCCCCAAGGCCGAGAGCGCCGCCGAGTTCGTCGCCGACCTCAACCCCGACGTCGAGGTCGAGGCGATGGAGCGCCGGATCGCCCCCGAGGAGGCCCGCGACCTGGTCGCCGACTACGACGTGGTCGTCGACTGCACCGACAACTTCCCCACGCGGTACATGCTCAACGACGCCTGTCAGATCGAGAGCGTTCCGCTCTGTCACGGCGCGATCTACAAGTTCGAGGGGCAGATCACCACCCTCACGCCCGAGGGGCCCTGCTACCGCTGTCTGTTCCCCGAGGCGCCCGAACCCGGAACGGTGCCGGACTGTGCGACGACGGGCGTGCTGGGCGTGCTCCCCGGCACCGTCGGCTGTCTGCAGGCGACCGAGGCCGTGAAGCTGCTGCTGGGACTGGGCGAGACGCTTTCGGGCCGACTGCTGTTCTACGACGCCCGGGAGCTCAGCTTCGAGACCGTCCCGTACCGCGAGAACCCCGACTGCCCGGTCTGTGGCGACGAGGGGATCGACTCCCTCTCCGGCGTCGACTACGACGGCGGCTGTCAGGTCGCGGGCGACTGA